A segment of the Fusarium oxysporum f. sp. lycopersici 4287 chromosome 4, whole genome shotgun sequence genome:
TCACGtccagaagatgagagtATCAAACTGTCATTTACCATGTTTTCAGGTCGTTCTGCAATCACGAGACTCGTATCCCTCTCCTCCAAGCGCCGACGCAGTTCCACAAGTGGCCATGCCTCCTTGCGGGTAGACCAGAGCCAGAACTCTTctcaagatgctgatgagAGCGGACATCTGTTCCTGGGCTTCAATAAATCGCTGCTTTGCTTCGACACCATAGACTCGAGACCGTCCTATCTCATGTGACAAATCGGCTCGAGAGAGCACAAGGCAATCTCTTTCTGCTTCAACCATACCGGGAGGCATCATGAGCGGCCGACGGGTGTACAAGCTGTGAATACAGTCGCTGAGGATGCAACATCCCCACAGTCGCCTAAGATTGCCCTGGCTGAAGTGACTTTTGACTGATGTCGAAACCTTGGCCTGGTAAATAGCATCCTGAGAATGATGAATTGCCCGACCAAGCCATTTAGTGCTCGGTCTATTGGTTCTTGAGTTTTTTTGTGAGGTCCAGTGTGCAAGCAAAAGAGATACTTGGGCAAGGACGACTGGTGATGACTCAGTCTCTTGGTCGTAGAGAAGCTAAAAGCATAAGTTAGCATATAAAATGAAGCCTGAGCGACGTCGAGTGTTGAACTCACCTGGGTCTTCCGAAGGAAACTGTCACGCGCCTCATGTGCGGTACTATGCTGCATGCTTTGGAGGACATCACCATCCACGTACTGTAAGGCGCAATTAGTGAAGAGCCTTACCGTGATCAATTGTGGGCTTACCTCGCACGCCACGAATAGCATTGCTGAAAGTAATATAACAGGGACTCGACTGGTCTTGCCGCCAGAGGTCAATGGATCATAAATCGACCAGAACTCGGCTTCATTGACAACAGGCAAGATCGGATGAGCATGATGAAAGAACGCCCGGACCAGATGGTCCAAGCAGCTACTTTCTGGTAACTTAAAACAACCTTGAGAGTCCAGATAATTGATGTCATCCGTATGCAAAGAGCTAAGATTGTtgatgcagaggaaaggATAATACGCGAATGTGATCTCAGGCCGAGCTTGGTTGTGGTTGTAACTCGGACTTTGACGAGTTAATGGTTCTGCCAGTTTTGGCGTCCCCAAGTACTCATCGGTCAAGACTACAAGCAAGTCTTTGTCTTCCTTAGAGGCTGGCAGAGGCTTGGCCACAGTCTCTACCTCTGACACTTCCGGCTTCTTATTGTGATTTCTAATATAAGCGTATTAGTTTTGGAAAGGCGTACGAGATTTAAATCTTCCAGATCAGGGATCCATGGGTTACTCGTACCTGTCATTGTGACGGCGTCGCCAACTGACAACGCATTGTTTACTGTCAAGTACACAATTTGTGCAGGCACTAGGCATGAATGTCACGTCACAGCGGACCTTTCGTGCTCGGCAAGATAGGCATGCCCTGTGGTGGAGTGGAAGCACAGCCAGCTTGTTAGCCGACACTTGATAACAGTACAAATAGGTTCATGTTCTCTTCTGCATGCCAGACTACTTACTTGGGTGACCTTTTTCGAGTCTCTTGCCGCTTCGGCTTCGGCTTGGCGAATGTGCCTTGGTGTTCCTCAGTCATCGTCGGCATCCTCAAAGCTTGAGCCTCGGCTTGGACTAGGCAGGGGAGGACAAGGCGAGTTGTGTTGTGTTCGGGTGATGGTCAACCGGTATTACTAGAATGGCATCATGAGTACAATGCAGGCCAATCCATTGTCGTTCAGAGCTCCATCTAGACCAAATGACGGCTGTAATAAGATGTTACGCGTGCTTTGTGAGTTTCCTTCCGGGTCATCTTCGGTAACACCAAAGGTAACTCTGTAACGCCGAAAGTGGCTGTAACGCCGACTGGAGCTCTACAACGCCGAATGAGGCTTGGCAATTAGCCAGTGGGGCGGAAGCTAATTGAATCACGGCATCGACACCGCAACGGAGGTTTTAAATAGTCGATCATATGATGCTAAGTCGAGAACAATTACTAGGACTCGTGGCGGGTAAGAAACTGAGCTatattttagctatttacGCCCAACCTTAGCAATCATGGCTGAACGTGTCGCTCAAATTGCGTCTCATATTACTTACCCAAGAGGTCTTCTGGCGGGACAAACTGCAATAATCACGGGAAGTGGACAGGGCATTGGTGCTGAAGCAGCGCGCCTGTTCGCTCAGGAGGGTGCCAAAGTGGTTGTTTGCGACGTTGATTCAGGTAACTGTCGGCTGCCAAGCCCTCTGGAGTAGAGAGTACGGCTTGACCTTGGATAGAATTAGGCTAACACTTCCTGTTACCGCAATACAGACAAAGCACAAAGCGTGGTGAATGGGATCACTAGCTCTGGAGGCCAGGCACTAGCAGTCTCTGGTGATATAACAGATCGAGACTACATCAACCAGCTCGTGAAGCGCGCGGCCGAGtttggaggaggagagatcCATATTATCGTCAATAATGCTGGTTACACATGGGATGGTGTAGTGCATAAGATGACTGATAAGCAATGGGCTGCGATGGCGAATATCCACGGCACTGCTCCTTTTCAGCTAATTCGCGCCGCAGCCCCTTACTTCCGCGTCAAGGATGGAAAGCAGCGAAACATCATCGGcatatcttcaacttcagGTCTTCACGGAAACGTCGGTCAATCTAATTACGCCTTCTTTAAAGCTGGTGTGTCTGGACTAATGAAGACGGTTGCAAAGGAATGGGGACCGGCGTTCAATGTCCGAGCTAACACAGTGGCATTTGGGTATATTGAGACGCGCCTAACGCAGGCGAAAGAAGCAGGGACCTTTATTACAGGACCGGATGGGGAAAAGATCCAGCTCGGCGTTCCTGGCCGCGATAGCAAATCCTCCTTCGAGGACATTCCACTTCGCAGGCCAGGTTCGGCACAAGACGCCGCCAAGGTTATCCTGGCTGTGTGCAGTCCCCTTTTCTCCTACGTCACAGGCCAGGTGATCTCTGTAACTGGAGGCAGGAATATGTaagggaggaggaagagccGATATAGTAGTCCAATAGTATCAGACGAAGAATCACAAGTGTAACCCCTTCTAAGAGTCCAATTCATATAGCAATGCTTGGCATATCTCGTCGATTCCTGGAGGTGCGGAAATGTCCCACAGAATCGCACCGAGGAGATATCGTTCAGGTTCTGCTAGCGTCAAAGTGGCGGGAAGAAAGACAGAGCCTTGGACGTTTTCACTAATGATTTGGACATTGTGGAAGCGTTTGAGCACCGCGCTGCTTCCCTGGTACGTGAACTTGCTGTTGTTTCTCGATCTTGGAGGGAGGGTTACTTCTGACAAAAGCGACTAGACCTTCAAGTTGTACGACATGATTGAGCACAGGAAGGCCACATGGGGATATTGTCGGCATTCAACTTCATGATTTGAGCAACGGTAAGCTTCGGACAAATTCTTCCATGGCTGTATACTACCCAAAAGCTAATCGGCCTCATTGCAAGCTTACTCTGAGTCTGTCCTGGTGCACAATTTCTACAATAGACTGCTGACAGAAACAAATATTTCGGAGCTCACCAAAAGAGTATTGTGGCTCCTTTTCCGACTTTTCTCTCTTGGCACAATCAGCAAGCGAAATCGCGACTTTACTCAGTCCGGCGCTTTGAGAAACCAGGGCCTTAACCACTTGTCTGACACTGCTATTTGAAGCTTGATGAATGAGATACGTCCTCACGCAGTCAAGTTGGTTGATGCATGGAAGTTGCTATCTTACCTTCTCTACAGGGTATGTAGTCCCAATGGGCGTCCATTACATTACCCTTGCTGACCAGATCGAACTGCAGCGTTCTTGAAAGGTATGATGGCAATGTTTTGTCCAAGCTGTGAAGGGCGAAGCGTTGCCACACTCGCGTATGTCAGTGAGATCATGCTGTATATATTTTAGGCTATAAAGATGAAATCTAATTTAGACTTCCTCAGAGCGCATTTCCTTGGTGAAGATCTCAGACGACAAGGTAGTGAATTCAACTCAACTTCTTTGGGTGCTCAGGACCCTACCACTTGCCGCATTAGACCTGTAACTCACCGGATGCGCGGTCCTGTATGGTCGATACGGATGACCTTTGTGTTGATTAGAACAAAAGCGGAATTGTTGATCCAATTTATTATTATGTTTATAGCTTGACCTTTGCCTGACGGGAATTGAGCCGAGAATGAACATAACTAATCTGCTGGAACGCCCTCAGCGCCTCACCATATAGCTCTCCCCTGAGCAATCCGTAGACCCCCATCTTTGCTTTGGACTTGACCCTGTCGGCAAGCTGCAAGGCACGGTCCAGCATCTCTTCCGGCGAGGCGATCTCATCCACGATACCATCCGCCAATGCCTCACTTGATGTAAACTTATGACCCTGCAGGATGACCTTCCTGGCTGTTTGTGGTGGCAGCTTGGCTCTCAGAAGGGCACCCATTCCATCGAAATGCAGGCCGAGCTCTGCTACGGGCATGCACCAGTACCCACGGGTAGAATTCATGATACGATAGTCGTGGGCCAATGTTATCACTGAGGCACCTCCAAAAGTGTGTCCGGTGATGAGACAGATGGTGGGGAACGGGAAGTCTAGGAGAGTTGCAACAAGCTGTTACAGCCGAAGAATGCATATGTTAGTGAAGTACTCACCAAGTTCACCGCGGACGGCCAGATCAGGTGCTTACCGGATAGAATCCCTCGGAGCTGGCGTATGGGTTTGTGTCTCGTTCATAGAGATCCAGACCCTGTGCATATGTAAGTAATTACGAACTGTTCAAGGCATCCTGGATAATTTGTCTGGGGAAGAACGTACCGTGCAGAAGAACTTGGCATCGTTGCCTCGAATGATGACAGCGCCAGGTGCGTCAGGACCTAGTTCCCTCCGAACATCATTTAAAGCCCGA
Coding sequences within it:
- a CDS encoding hypothetical protein (At least one base has a quality score < 10) → MPTMTEEHQGTFAKPKPKRQETRKRSPKACLSCRARKVRCDVTFMPSACTNCVLDSKQCVVSWRRRHNDRNHNKKPEVSEVETVAKPLPASKEDKDLLVVLTDEYLGTPKLAEPLTRQSPSYNHNQARPEITFAYYPFLCINNLSSLHTDDINYLDSQGCFKLPESSCLDHLVRAFFHHAHPILPVVNEAEFWSIYDPLTSGGKTSRVPVILLSAMLFVACEYVDGDVLQSMQHSTAHEARDSFLRKTQLLYDQETESSPVVLAQVSLLLAHWTSQKNSRTNRPSTKWLGRAIHHSQDAIYQAKVSTSVKSHFSQGNLRRLWGCCILSDCIHSLYTRRPLMMPPGMVEAERDCLVLSRADLSHEIGRSRVYGVEAKQRFIEAQEQMSALISILRRVLALVYPQGGMATCGTASALGGEGYESRDCRTT
- a CDS encoding 3-oxoacyl-[acyl-carrier protein] reductase, which codes for MAERVAQIASHITYPRGLLAGQTAIITGSGQGIGAEAARLFAQEGAKVVVCDVDSDKAQSVVNGITSSGGQALAVSGDITDRDYINQLVKRAAEFGGGEIHIIVNNAGYTWDGVVHKMTDKQWAAMANIHGTAPFQLIRAAAPYFRVKDGKQRNIIGISSTSGLHGNVGQSNYAFFKAGVSGLMKTVAKEWGPAFNVRANTVAFGYIETRLTQAKEAGTFITGPDGEKIQLGVPGRDSKSSFEDIPLRRPGSAQDAAKVILAVCSPLFSYVTGQVISVTGGRNM